One genomic segment of Hymenobacter psoromatis includes these proteins:
- a CDS encoding biopolymer transporter ExbD, translating to MSTKIDMTPMVDLAFLLLTFFMLTTTFAKPNVMQLTMPVKDKNLKDDEQTKIKASQAMTVILAPDNKVFYFFGLNEPNDKSVSVPEIKVTDFSANGIRKVLLERQRQQPEPIILIEPYSVDGKDAKYKNMVDILDEMNITNQKKYALIDIPKKDVELIKKQNLL from the coding sequence ATGTCGACTAAAATCGACATGACGCCGATGGTTGACTTGGCCTTCCTGCTCCTGACGTTCTTCATGCTCACGACCACCTTCGCCAAGCCCAATGTGATGCAGCTCACGATGCCGGTGAAGGATAAGAACCTTAAGGACGATGAACAAACTAAAATCAAGGCCTCGCAGGCCATGACGGTTATTCTGGCTCCCGACAACAAAGTATTCTACTTTTTCGGCCTGAACGAGCCCAACGACAAGAGCGTGTCCGTGCCCGAAATTAAGGTTACGGACTTCTCAGCTAACGGTATCCGCAAGGTGCTGCTGGAGCGCCAGCGCCAGCAGCCCGAGCCCATCATTCTGATTGAGCCTTACTCTGTGGACGGTAAGGATGCCAAGTACAAGAATATGGTAGATATCCTGGATGAGATGAACATCACCAATCAGAAGAAGTACGCGCTGATTGACATCCCGAAGAAAGACGTGGAACTCATTAAAAAACAGAACCTGCTATGA
- a CDS encoding energy transducer TonB, whose translation MSLLSAFLTDNLDEIVFEGRNQAYGAYRLRQDYQHNLASAGGITMGCCLLLLLSWAAWRHLAPAVVPMVATTRTIDPFLVEVKPVVIEKPKLAITAPPAARRTATHPAPVMPTEVAKDDTPQPRPTPPTSTQVVDGPVGPATLGPATPTDLGELTNTPGGAAGGTGTPAATNEPFIVVEKMPEFAGGQAALLRYLRDHLRYPGAALAAGVGGRVFMSFVVGSDGKISEVTILKGLGYGLDEEALRVVRQMPAWTPGYQSQHPVAVRFTLPITFQYQ comes from the coding sequence ATGTCGCTGCTCTCCGCTTTTCTGACTGACAACCTCGATGAAATCGTCTTCGAGGGCCGTAACCAGGCCTACGGCGCCTACCGGCTACGGCAAGATTACCAGCACAACCTGGCTTCGGCCGGGGGCATTACTATGGGCTGCTGCCTGCTTTTGCTACTGAGCTGGGCCGCTTGGCGGCACTTGGCTCCAGCAGTGGTACCGATGGTAGCAACTACGCGTACAATAGACCCCTTTCTGGTTGAGGTCAAGCCAGTAGTTATTGAAAAACCTAAGCTAGCCATAACGGCTCCGCCTGCTGCCCGCCGCACGGCGACGCATCCGGCTCCCGTCATGCCCACCGAAGTGGCCAAAGACGATACGCCGCAGCCGCGCCCTACCCCCCCCACCTCAACCCAAGTAGTGGATGGCCCCGTGGGGCCGGCTACGCTCGGGCCGGCTACCCCCACCGACTTGGGCGAGCTGACTAATACGCCCGGCGGTGCGGCAGGTGGCACGGGAACCCCGGCGGCCACCAACGAGCCATTTATCGTTGTAGAGAAGATGCCGGAATTTGCGGGCGGGCAGGCGGCGCTATTGCGCTACTTGCGCGACCACCTGCGCTACCCCGGCGCGGCGCTGGCGGCCGGTGTGGGCGGGCGCGTATTTATGAGCTTCGTGGTGGGTAGCGACGGCAAAATATCGGAGGTGACTATCTTAAAGGGTCTGGGCTACGGACTTGATGAGGAGGCTCTGCGCGTGGTACGTCAGATGCCCGCCTGGACGCCCGGCTATCAAAGCCAGCACCCAGTGGCGGTGCGATTCACCCTGCCAATTACCTTTCAATATCAGTAA
- a CDS encoding energy transducer TonB, whose product MMDNAQLANASLNDIVFEGRNKEYGAFQLRRTYGRNVSRALIIGTILLTVLVFIPAVAKFFEDRKPKEVLNLKENVLMDAPPLDETKPPPPPPPPEAPPPPPPKLTTVKFTPPVIKKDEEVKKEEVPDQEELKDKTVATVTVKGNTDAPDLSALSGEGNKAVEEVVENKVYTYVEQMPALPGGGGMGAIVAAIQKNFRYPAVDLRNQVEGRVFASFTVDENGDVSDVKIVKGLTGTVDAETIRSIKALPKFIPGKQNGRAVKVSFTVPVTLKIQ is encoded by the coding sequence ATGATGGACAATGCGCAGCTGGCTAATGCCAGCCTGAATGACATCGTATTCGAGGGACGGAACAAGGAGTATGGCGCGTTTCAGTTGCGCCGTACTTACGGGCGCAATGTGTCGCGGGCCCTTATCATCGGCACGATACTGCTGACGGTGCTGGTTTTTATCCCGGCCGTAGCAAAGTTCTTCGAAGACCGTAAGCCCAAAGAGGTGCTCAATCTGAAGGAGAATGTGCTGATGGATGCGCCGCCCTTGGACGAGACCAAGCCCCCGCCCCCACCCCCGCCCCCCGAAGCGCCCCCACCCCCGCCCCCCAAGCTGACGACGGTAAAATTCACGCCGCCGGTAATCAAGAAGGACGAGGAAGTAAAGAAGGAGGAAGTACCTGACCAGGAGGAGCTGAAGGACAAGACGGTAGCTACCGTGACCGTAAAAGGTAACACGGATGCCCCCGACTTGAGTGCTCTGAGTGGTGAGGGAAATAAGGCGGTAGAGGAGGTGGTAGAAAACAAGGTTTACACCTATGTGGAGCAAATGCCGGCTCTGCCTGGCGGTGGCGGCATGGGTGCTATTGTGGCAGCCATCCAAAAAAACTTCCGCTACCCGGCGGTAGACCTGCGCAACCAGGTAGAAGGCCGAGTATTCGCGAGCTTTACGGTAGATGAAAACGGCGACGTATCGGACGTGAAAATCGTGAAGGGCCTCACTGGCACGGTAGACGCCGAAACCATCCGCTCTATCAAGGCGCTGCCTAAGTTTATTCCGGGCAAGCAGAATGGCCGGGCAGTGAAAGTATCGTTTACGGTACCAGTAACGCTGAAAATTCAGTAA